A genome region from Kiloniellales bacterium includes the following:
- a CDS encoding SDR family oxidoreductase: MDPITPRVDFEATLPGLYRLDGKVAFLPGGYGGIGEAVAWALALAGATVVVVGRDADKAAELARNLNDAGLAADGLAIDCAEVEAIREGVEAVFSRHKRIDILFNCVGIQREEPLLEVTEAAFDEVYRTNLKSAMFLGQSVAARQIEIGAGGRQVHLLSVRARLGLRARGYSAYCATKGGLVMLVKQHAMELAPHGITVNGIAPTFIYTELIRHVMENDDFRRELLARIPLGRIGDPKDVAGAGLFFCAPASDFVTGQILYVDGGITASQ, translated from the coding sequence ATGGACCCGATCACACCCCGCGTCGACTTCGAGGCCACGCTGCCCGGCCTCTACCGGCTGGACGGCAAGGTCGCCTTCCTGCCCGGCGGCTACGGCGGCATCGGTGAGGCCGTCGCCTGGGCCCTGGCCCTGGCCGGCGCCACGGTCGTGGTCGTGGGCCGCGACGCCGACAAGGCGGCCGAACTCGCCCGAAACCTGAACGACGCCGGCCTCGCCGCCGACGGCCTGGCGATCGACTGCGCGGAGGTGGAGGCGATCCGCGAGGGAGTCGAGGCCGTGTTCTCACGTCACAAACGCATCGACATCCTGTTCAACTGCGTCGGCATCCAGCGCGAGGAACCGCTGCTGGAGGTCACCGAGGCGGCCTTCGACGAGGTTTACCGGACCAACCTGAAGTCGGCCATGTTCCTGGGCCAAAGCGTGGCCGCCCGGCAGATCGAGATCGGCGCGGGCGGCAGGCAGGTGCACCTGCTGTCGGTCCGCGCCCGGCTCGGTCTGCGGGCACGCGGCTACTCCGCCTACTGCGCGACCAAGGGCGGGCTGGTCATGCTGGTCAAGCAGCACGCCATGGAGCTGGCGCCCCACGGGATCACTGTGAACGGCATCGCGCCGACCTTCATCTACACCGAGCTGATCCGCCATGTGATGGAGAACGACGACTTCCGGCGCGAACTGCTCGCGCGGATTCCGCTCGGCCGGATCGGCGATCCCAAGGACGTGGCCGGCGCCGGCCTGTTCTTCTGCGCGCCGGCCTCGGACTTTGTGACCGGCCAGATCCTCTACGTCGACGGTGGAATCACCGCCAGCCAGTAG
- a CDS encoding ATP-binding cassette domain-containing protein, whose amino-acid sequence MTGSDPPILDVRGLAKVYTRGWLAPQETFRLEAAFTIATPRVVGVMGPNGSGKTTLFELITGSNRPSAGAVLCCGQDVHRVKYRERDRLAIHYHQSYQVRRFAKRLPSVLLQHATTDYPMVHLFDEPQFNTQDGYIGFMLEFFRALRARGRLVFLCVHPNEPFQVRILREICEEYIFVKDGRLSRAPSFEALLENPAAVAYLGKLAEA is encoded by the coding sequence ATGACCGGGAGCGACCCGCCGATCCTCGACGTCCGCGGCCTGGCCAAGGTCTATACCCGGGGCTGGCTCGCCCCGCAGGAGACCTTCCGTCTGGAAGCGGCCTTCACGATCGCCACGCCCCGGGTGGTCGGCGTCATGGGGCCGAACGGCTCGGGCAAGACCACCCTCTTCGAGCTGATCACCGGCTCCAACCGGCCGAGCGCCGGCGCGGTCCTCTGCTGCGGCCAGGACGTGCACAGGGTGAAGTACCGCGAGCGCGACCGCCTGGCGATCCACTACCACCAGTCCTACCAGGTCCGGCGCTTCGCCAAGCGCCTGCCCTCGGTCCTCTTGCAGCACGCCACGACCGACTATCCCATGGTCCACCTCTTCGACGAGCCGCAGTTCAACACCCAGGACGGCTACATCGGCTTCATGCTCGAGTTCTTCCGCGCGCTGCGGGCCCGCGGCCGGCTGGTGTTCCTCTGCGTTCACCCGAACGAGCCCTTTCAGGTCCGGATCCTGCGCGAGATCTGTGAGGAGTACATCTTCGTCAAGGACGGCCGGCTGAGCCGAGCGCCGAGCTTCGAGGCGCTGCTCGAGAACCCGGCCGCCGTCGCCTACCTCGGCAAGCTCGCCGAAGCCTGA
- a CDS encoding ABC transporter ATP-binding protein translates to MLRVAGIDTFYGETQALFGVSLEVGAGEAVALLGASGAGKTTVLRSVLGLTPARRGEIRFAERDITRRPTHEIARAGIAWVPDDRRIFPALMVKTNLALGRKRSGFKAWSLDDCFQVFSALEYLMERDCENLSGGEMQMVAISRALLGSPGLILLDEPSQGLAPKLVQDVMSVIARMKDHGVSVLVVEQNAASALKVTDRVYVLRQGQVVHEGASAALLAEESLRKELLGT, encoded by the coding sequence ATGCTGCGAGTGGCGGGCATCGACACCTTCTACGGCGAGACCCAGGCGCTCTTCGGGGTCTCCCTGGAAGTCGGCGCGGGCGAGGCGGTCGCCCTGCTTGGCGCCAGCGGCGCCGGGAAGACCACGGTGTTGCGCTCGGTGCTCGGCCTGACACCGGCCCGGCGCGGCGAGATCCGCTTCGCCGAACGCGACATCACCCGGCGACCGACCCACGAAATCGCCCGCGCCGGCATCGCCTGGGTGCCGGACGACCGGCGGATCTTCCCGGCCCTCATGGTCAAGACCAACCTGGCCTTGGGCCGGAAGCGGAGCGGCTTCAAGGCCTGGTCGCTGGACGATTGCTTCCAGGTCTTCTCGGCGCTGGAGTACCTGATGGAGCGGGACTGCGAGAACCTTTCGGGCGGCGAGATGCAGATGGTTGCGATCTCCCGCGCGCTGCTGGGCTCGCCCGGGCTGATCCTGCTCGACGAGCCCTCCCAGGGCCTGGCGCCCAAGCTGGTGCAGGACGTCATGTCGGTGATCGCGCGGATGAAGGACCACGGGGTCTCGGTCCTGGTGGTCGAGCAGAACGCCGCCTCGGCCCTCAAGGTGACCGACCGGGTCTACGTCCTGAGGCAGGGCCAAGTCGTGCACGAAGGCGCCTCAGCGGCCCTGCTGGCCGAGGAGAGCCTGCGCAAGGAGCTGCTGGGGACATGA
- a CDS encoding ABC transporter ATP-binding protein: MSLFAAEHLHKRFGDQVVLEDVSLSFEAGAVSGIMGPNGAGKSTCFNVLTGLHRPDRGRVTFDGEDITGLAPDEITRRGVSRSFQIMTLFDEFTALENILVALPGVRRGLGRIFWQPRGDDAVVAEARGVLAQVGLEGRADTPAAALPYGERRALEIAVALAARPRIVFLDEPTQGLGAEGQARLTELIRELRRSYTLVVIEHDMGFLFGLADRISVIHWGQVIAEGTPEALRANNWVRASELGKAP, from the coding sequence ATGAGCCTCTTCGCCGCGGAGCACCTGCACAAGCGCTTCGGCGACCAGGTCGTGCTGGAGGACGTCTCGCTGTCCTTCGAGGCCGGCGCGGTCAGCGGGATCATGGGGCCCAACGGCGCCGGCAAGTCGACCTGCTTCAACGTCCTGACCGGACTGCACCGGCCGGACCGGGGCCGGGTGACCTTCGACGGCGAGGACATCACCGGGCTCGCCCCGGACGAGATCACCCGGCGCGGCGTCTCCCGCTCCTTCCAGATCATGACCCTCTTCGACGAGTTCACCGCGCTGGAGAACATCCTGGTCGCCCTGCCCGGTGTCCGCCGCGGCCTCGGCCGGATCTTCTGGCAGCCCCGGGGCGACGACGCCGTCGTCGCGGAGGCCCGCGGCGTGCTGGCACAGGTCGGCCTGGAGGGCCGGGCGGACACGCCGGCGGCGGCCCTGCCCTACGGCGAGCGGCGGGCGCTCGAGATCGCCGTGGCCCTGGCCGCGCGGCCTCGGATCGTCTTCCTGGACGAGCCGACCCAGGGCCTGGGCGCCGAGGGCCAGGCCCGTCTGACCGAGCTGATCCGGGAGCTGCGGCGCAGCTACACCCTGGTCGTCATCGAGCACGACATGGGCTTCCTCTTCGGCCTGGCGGACCGGATCTCGGTGATCCACTGGGGCCAGGTGATCGCCGAGGGCACGCCCGAGGCCCTGCGAGCCAACAACTGGGTCCGCGCCTCCGAGCTGGGAAAGGCGCCGTGA
- a CDS encoding branched-chain amino acid ABC transporter permease → MLTARRKVPPITPQMLVFFALLFSYPLWAPAVGLYDYIGVEIAIWIIYALGYNLLLGYTGLPSFGHGAFLGIGAYAYGLSQLNLFDSVWGGLVLAVCAATVAAGVVACFLSHRRGIYFALMTIAFGQIFWFVAIKWHGLTGGEDGLLNVLRPELGLGVASVSLKSNATLYYFAAALLAVIVVVLWRVLHSPFGAAIQAIRMNETRARFVGYRVWLIKWTVFTLSGAFAGLAGGLFCLTQESAYPDVMSLHASGFVVMMTLIGGGFVSFWGPVVGAIVFFLARDLLGSVTEAWLLWYGLLFMVVMLFEPEGIAGAWGRIVARLKSQKVAAPAAGKEAST, encoded by the coding sequence ATGCTGACCGCCCGGAGAAAGGTCCCGCCGATCACGCCGCAGATGCTGGTCTTCTTCGCGCTGCTGTTCAGCTATCCGCTTTGGGCGCCGGCGGTCGGGCTCTACGACTACATCGGGGTCGAGATCGCGATCTGGATCATCTACGCATTGGGCTACAACCTACTGCTGGGCTACACCGGCCTGCCTTCCTTTGGGCACGGCGCCTTCCTGGGCATCGGCGCCTACGCCTACGGCCTCAGCCAGCTCAACCTTTTCGACAGCGTCTGGGGCGGCCTTGTGCTGGCGGTCTGCGCGGCGACCGTCGCGGCCGGGGTGGTCGCCTGCTTCCTGTCGCACCGCCGGGGGATCTACTTCGCGCTGATGACCATCGCCTTCGGGCAGATTTTCTGGTTCGTCGCGATCAAGTGGCACGGCCTGACCGGCGGCGAGGACGGCCTCTTGAACGTGCTCCGGCCCGAGCTCGGCCTCGGCGTCGCCTCGGTCAGCCTGAAGTCGAACGCGACGCTCTACTACTTCGCCGCCGCCCTGCTGGCAGTGATCGTCGTCGTGCTCTGGCGTGTTCTGCACTCGCCCTTCGGCGCGGCCATCCAGGCCATCCGCATGAACGAGACCCGGGCGCGCTTCGTCGGCTACCGGGTCTGGCTGATCAAGTGGACGGTCTTCACCCTCTCGGGCGCCTTCGCCGGACTGGCCGGCGGGCTGTTCTGCCTGACCCAGGAAAGCGCCTATCCCGACGTCATGAGCCTGCACGCCTCGGGCTTTGTGGTCATGATGACCCTGATCGGCGGCGGCTTCGTGTCCTTCTGGGGGCCGGTGGTCGGCGCGATCGTGTTCTTCCTGGCACGGGATCTATTGGGCTCGGTCACCGAGGCCTGGCTGCTGTGGTACGGCCTGCTGTTCATGGTGGTGATGCTGTTCGAGCCGGAAGGCATTGCCGGCGCCTGGGGCCGGATCGTCGCGCGCCTCAAGTCCCAGAAGGTCGCCGCGCCGGCAGCCGGCAAGGAGGCCTCGACATGA
- a CDS encoding branched-chain amino acid ABC transporter permease, translated as MDFLNGLLPHVLNGLALGLLFALIALGFTLIVSVMEVINLAHGSLFALGAYIALLVISPDLSALGPLGEAYAALPLGARYAVALVVAPLAVAVVGFGLEVCLRRTYGKKKEYGLLLTFGAALVIEEAIRLTWGPAEQVLPTPEAVTGAFLAGDMIYSKYRVFAAVFGLCAIGLVWLFLDKTPYGAIIKAGAHDSEMVRALGINLSRLQLLVFGFGAALAGIAGIILAPIWGLRPHVGVDAVIPAFLIIVLGGIGSFWGAVVGGLLVGLAVGITGAYATDWSILSMYLLLILVLSVRARGLFGKKTVLET; from the coding sequence ATGGATTTCCTCAACGGACTGCTGCCCCACGTGCTCAACGGCTTGGCGCTGGGCCTGCTTTTCGCCCTGATCGCCCTCGGCTTCACCCTGATCGTCAGCGTGATGGAGGTGATCAACCTGGCGCACGGCTCGCTCTTCGCTCTGGGCGCCTACATCGCGCTGCTGGTGATCAGCCCAGACCTCTCGGCCCTGGGCCCGCTCGGCGAGGCCTACGCCGCGCTGCCGCTGGGCGCGCGCTATGCCGTCGCGCTGGTCGTCGCGCCGCTCGCCGTGGCCGTCGTCGGCTTCGGCCTCGAGGTCTGCCTGCGCCGGACCTACGGCAAGAAGAAGGAGTACGGCCTGCTGCTGACCTTCGGCGCGGCGCTGGTCATCGAGGAGGCGATCCGCCTGACCTGGGGGCCGGCCGAGCAGGTGCTGCCGACGCCCGAGGCGGTGACCGGCGCCTTCCTCGCCGGCGACATGATCTATTCCAAGTACCGGGTGTTCGCCGCGGTCTTTGGACTCTGCGCGATCGGCCTGGTCTGGCTCTTCCTCGACAAGACGCCCTACGGCGCGATCATCAAGGCCGGGGCGCACGACAGCGAGATGGTCCGCGCCCTGGGGATCAACCTGTCGCGCCTTCAACTGCTGGTCTTCGGCTTCGGTGCCGCGCTGGCCGGAATCGCCGGCATCATCCTGGCGCCGATCTGGGGGCTGCGCCCGCACGTCGGGGTCGACGCCGTAATCCCCGCCTTCCTGATCATCGTGCTCGGCGGGATCGGCAGCTTCTGGGGCGCGGTTGTCGGCGGGCTGCTGGTCGGGCTCGCGGTCGGCATCACCGGCGCCTACGCCACCGACTGGTCGATCCTGTCCATGTACTTGCTGCTGATCCTGGTGCTCTCGGTCCGGGCCCGGGGCCTCTTCGGCAAGAAGACCGTGCTGGAAACGTAA
- a CDS encoding ABC transporter substrate-binding protein, with translation MKRRLTRLLLAAAPLALAGGLAAQAGAENKPLLIGLTSDASGQYANSGASDRRGMLMAIEEFNARGGVLGRRIETVHIDTETTPATGSRVAERMISQEKVGFLIGAVSSGVANAISQVAQKHGVIYLNTNSSSPTESGKNCHRVKFVWDGNGTNFAQSAVKAAITTYGKDWLLLTNDYVWGHNTSAATRKLAEANGATIMDEILVPQGTRDFSSILLKTQQINPKVIAAAVGGDDQKAMRTQVADLGMGAKYAWINNQQDWPDVYGLPKENLFGVFGTTWYYKLDLPGVEDFVKRYQAMYPDTKMRVPGNVFYNGYWATRSLLEAVEKAGTTNNHAVIKRLEQLRIPAEVRMQHHDAYMNAETHQMQQTIYLATANLGSDDPNDLFKIVSRSAPEAIADRGAEEACKLESFADTPVYEP, from the coding sequence ATGAAACGACGTCTCACTCGGCTGCTGCTGGCCGCAGCGCCGCTGGCACTGGCCGGCGGTCTGGCCGCGCAGGCCGGCGCGGAGAACAAGCCGCTGCTGATCGGTCTCACCTCCGACGCCAGCGGGCAGTACGCCAACTCCGGCGCCTCGGACCGCCGCGGCATGCTGATGGCGATCGAGGAGTTCAACGCCAGGGGCGGCGTCCTCGGCCGCCGGATCGAGACCGTCCACATCGACACCGAGACCACCCCGGCGACCGGCTCGCGGGTCGCCGAGCGCATGATCTCCCAGGAGAAGGTGGGCTTCCTGATCGGCGCGGTCTCCTCCGGCGTGGCCAACGCCATCTCCCAGGTCGCCCAGAAGCACGGCGTGATCTACCTCAACACCAACTCCTCCTCGCCGACCGAGTCGGGCAAGAACTGCCACCGGGTCAAGTTCGTCTGGGACGGCAACGGCACCAACTTCGCCCAGTCCGCGGTCAAGGCTGCGATCACCACCTACGGCAAGGACTGGCTGTTGCTGACCAACGACTACGTCTGGGGCCACAACACCTCGGCGGCGACCCGCAAGCTGGCCGAGGCCAACGGCGCGACCATCATGGACGAGATCCTGGTCCCGCAGGGCACCCGCGACTTCTCGTCGATCCTGCTGAAAACCCAGCAGATCAATCCCAAGGTGATCGCGGCGGCGGTCGGCGGCGACGATCAGAAGGCCATGCGCACCCAGGTCGCCGACCTCGGCATGGGCGCCAAGTACGCTTGGATCAACAACCAGCAGGACTGGCCGGACGTCTACGGCCTGCCGAAGGAGAACCTCTTCGGCGTCTTCGGGACCACCTGGTACTACAAGCTCGACCTGCCGGGGGTGGAGGACTTCGTCAAGCGCTACCAGGCCATGTACCCGGACACCAAGATGCGGGTCCCGGGCAACGTCTTCTACAACGGCTACTGGGCGACGCGTTCGCTGCTGGAGGCCGTCGAGAAGGCCGGCACCACCAACAACCACGCCGTCATCAAGCGGCTCGAGCAGCTGCGCATCCCGGCCGAGGTCCGCATGCAGCATCACGACGCCTATATGAACGCCGAGACCCACCAGATGCAGCAGACGATCTACCTGGCCACCGCCAACCTCGGAAGCGACGATCCGAACGATCTCTTCAAGATCGTGAGCCGATCGGCGCCGGAGGCGATCGCAGACCGCGGCGCCGAGGAAGCCTGCAAGCTGGAGTCCTTCGCGGACACGCCGGTCTACGAGCCCTGA
- a CDS encoding MurR/RpiR family transcriptional regulator has protein sequence MTDSIPDAGDTLSFDQLRDAIDERFDSLSPHLQRLARYALHNPNGFALSTVVKVAEDNDVQPSSVVRFAQTFGFRGFSDLQKVFRHRLIEGTPELRSEIYAAQESLEQLAEDDPLRLLQDFSQASIDALNGLRRSIGNDDLKRALGMMERAATCYVIGQRRAFPVAAYIAYGLARLELKAMFLDFVGGMVPQQVAAMTERDLLIAVSFAPYAPDVVKTVKDAHIRGIPVLAITDTERSPLATHAALAFKIHDDAVRRFRPLAPSIVLAQCLILGLSYLKDRDTAARR, from the coding sequence ATGACCGACAGCATTCCCGACGCCGGAGACACCCTGTCCTTCGACCAGCTGCGCGACGCCATCGACGAGCGCTTCGACAGCCTCAGCCCGCACCTGCAGCGCCTGGCCCGCTACGCCCTGCACAACCCCAACGGCTTCGCCCTCTCGACCGTGGTCAAGGTCGCCGAGGACAACGACGTCCAGCCCTCCAGCGTGGTCCGCTTCGCCCAGACCTTCGGCTTCCGGGGCTTCTCCGACCTCCAGAAGGTCTTCCGCCACCGCCTGATCGAGGGCACGCCGGAGCTGCGCAGCGAGATCTATGCGGCGCAGGAGTCGCTGGAGCAGCTCGCCGAGGACGACCCCTTGCGCCTGCTGCAGGATTTCTCCCAGGCCTCGATCGATGCCCTCAACGGCCTGCGCCGCTCGATCGGCAACGACGACCTGAAGCGGGCGCTCGGCATGATGGAGCGCGCCGCCACCTGTTACGTGATCGGGCAGCGCCGTGCCTTCCCGGTCGCCGCCTACATCGCCTACGGCCTGGCGCGGCTCGAGCTCAAGGCGATGTTCCTCGACTTCGTCGGCGGCATGGTGCCGCAGCAGGTCGCGGCCATGACCGAGCGGGACCTTCTGATCGCGGTCAGCTTCGCGCCCTACGCCCCCGACGTGGTCAAGACCGTCAAGGACGCGCACATCCGCGGCATCCCGGTGCTCGCGATCACCGACACCGAGCGCAGCCCGCTCGCGACCCACGCCGCCCTGGCCTTCAAGATCCACGACGACGCCGTGCGCCGCTTCCGGCCGCTGGCGCCCTCCATCGTCCTCGCCCAGTGCCTGATCCTCGGCCTCAGCTACCTCAAGGACCGCGACACGGCAGCCCGGCGCTGA
- a CDS encoding histone deacetylase family protein gives MKAVFDPAQKAHAPKRFLVSGAWQQSPETPERAAILLRAVEELGLAVEAPPDSGLAAVAAVHEERYLTFLQGIYPRWCRIAGAPDEVVPNVHPVARRGEAAGGYPASAVGQVGYHVMDGAAPINAETWTSAYAGAQSAVRAADLVLGGEALAYALCRPPGHHATADMAGGFCFLNNAAIAAERLRTRHARVAVLDVDVHHGNGTQQIFYGRGDVLTISLHADPVRFYPFFWGYAAETGTGAGEGCNLNLPLPRGTADEAYLAALESALARIADFAPGALVVALGLDAHESDPFQGLAITTEGFRKITERIAALKLPSVIVQEGGYVSAALGANLKSALHGFLGAAT, from the coding sequence ATGAAGGCGGTCTTCGACCCCGCGCAAAAGGCGCACGCGCCTAAGCGCTTCCTGGTCAGCGGCGCCTGGCAGCAAAGCCCGGAGACGCCCGAGCGCGCGGCGATCCTTCTGCGCGCCGTGGAAGAGCTGGGCCTGGCCGTCGAGGCGCCGCCGGATTCCGGGCTGGCCGCCGTCGCCGCGGTGCACGAAGAGCGCTACCTGACCTTCCTGCAGGGCATCTATCCGCGCTGGTGCCGGATCGCGGGCGCGCCGGACGAGGTCGTGCCCAACGTCCACCCGGTCGCGCGCCGGGGCGAGGCGGCGGGCGGCTATCCGGCTTCGGCGGTCGGGCAGGTCGGCTACCACGTCATGGACGGGGCGGCGCCGATCAACGCCGAGACCTGGACCAGCGCCTACGCCGGCGCCCAGAGCGCGGTCCGCGCCGCCGACCTTGTGCTCGGCGGCGAGGCCCTGGCCTATGCGCTCTGCCGGCCGCCGGGCCACCACGCCACCGCCGACATGGCCGGCGGCTTCTGCTTCCTGAACAACGCCGCCATCGCCGCCGAGCGGCTGCGGACGCGGCACGCGCGGGTCGCGGTGCTCGACGTCGACGTGCACCACGGCAACGGCACCCAGCAGATCTTCTACGGCCGCGGCGACGTGCTGACGATCTCGCTCCACGCCGACCCGGTGCGCTTCTATCCCTTCTTCTGGGGCTACGCCGCGGAGACCGGCACCGGCGCAGGCGAGGGCTGCAATCTGAACCTGCCGCTGCCGCGCGGCACCGCGGACGAGGCCTACCTGGCGGCCCTGGAGAGCGCGCTCGCGCGGATCGCCGACTTCGCGCCGGGCGCCCTGGTCGTCGCGCTCGGCCTCGACGCCCACGAGAGCGATCCCTTCCAGGGGCTCGCGATCACGACCGAAGGCTTTCGGAAAATCACCGAGCGGATCGCCGCCCTCAAGCTGCCCAGCGTGATCGTCCAGGAAGGCGGCTACGTCAGCGCGGCGCTGGGCGCCAACCTCAAGTCCGCGCTCCATGGCTTCCTCGGTGCCGCCACGTGA
- a CDS encoding PfkB family carbohydrate kinase — translation MHEEPDVVCFGAAHWDVIARAQAEAPGPDTPGRVERRPGGVALNVARALAAAGCRATLVAPLGDDEDGRRLRSVLAAEDIEAEASLGEGQAPTGCYVAVERADGELLTAVADAAALDALTPADLPLDRLSGAQAWFFETNLPRPVIEALAGRAGRPALIADAVSPAKAPKLGPVLGRLATLYCNRAEAEAICAKDLATAEAAARALLELGVGRAVVTDGPGAAADAGRHGVTVLHPEGDGLRSVTGAGDALIAAHLATTLKGGDPEAALAAGLAAARRLAA, via the coding sequence ATGCATGAAGAGCCAGATGTCGTCTGCTTCGGGGCGGCCCACTGGGACGTGATCGCCCGCGCGCAAGCCGAGGCACCCGGTCCCGACACCCCCGGCCGGGTCGAGCGGCGCCCCGGCGGCGTCGCGCTCAACGTCGCCCGGGCGCTGGCCGCGGCGGGCTGCCGGGCGACCTTGGTCGCGCCGCTCGGGGACGACGAGGATGGGCGGCGCTTGCGCTCGGTCCTGGCGGCGGAGGACATCGAAGCCGAAGCCTCGCTCGGCGAAGGACAGGCGCCGACCGGCTGCTACGTCGCGGTCGAGCGGGCGGACGGAGAGCTCCTGACCGCGGTCGCCGACGCCGCCGCCCTCGACGCGCTGACGCCCGCGGACCTGCCCCTCGACCGATTGTCGGGCGCGCAGGCCTGGTTTTTCGAGACCAATCTGCCCAGGCCGGTGATCGAGGCGTTGGCCGGCCGGGCCGGGCGCCCCGCCCTGATCGCCGATGCCGTGTCGCCGGCCAAGGCGCCGAAGCTGGGCCCGGTCCTGGGCCGCCTGGCGACGCTCTACTGCAACCGCGCCGAGGCCGAAGCGATCTGCGCGAAGGATCTCGCGACGGCCGAGGCGGCGGCGCGCGCGCTGCTCGAGCTCGGCGTCGGGCGCGCGGTGGTGACCGACGGCCCGGGTGCGGCCGCCGACGCGGGACGCCACGGCGTGACCGTCCTGCACCCGGAGGGCGACGGCCTCCGCTCGGTGACCGGTGCCGGGGACGCGCTCATCGCCGCGCACCTGGCCACGACCTTGAAGGGCGGTGACCCCGAAGCGGCGCTGGCCGCCGGCCTCGCCGCCGCCCGCCGGCTGGCCGCATGA